One window of the Pseudomonas sp. S04 genome contains the following:
- a CDS encoding SulP family inorganic anion transporter has translation MSSTPQSVEQPNRWQDLLAGLSIAGLLLPEAVAYSSIAAVPPQAGVIALFAGLLCYALLGTSRFAIVSATSSSAAVLAAATATLAGGDPDLRMTLAIGLVLVTGGLFLLAGLFKLGSVTSFIAKPVLRGFALGLAVTIILKQVASVVDVHLSNGNLIRFVPQLLEQWPQWNRVGLLVAAVALLVLWVCARFRRVPGGLLVVALGIAAGQWLNLQAYGVDLIGVIDLSLEVPRLPVLPFADWLRLGELAFAMVMILYAESYGSITSFALKHGDRVYSNRDLLALGAANLLSGLFHGMPAGAGYSATSANEAAGAGSRLSGVVVAAVVLLIVLTVLPYIALTPEPVLAAIVIHALARGLSLQPLGRYFIWRRDRLLVICAVAAVLVLGVLDGLLVAVAISVVLMLKQMSSADIQVLGQMGGGHDYVDVQRHPDALQIPGVLIVRPSEALFFANVERILGGALRLARHASPPVHTIILSLEESPDLDGTSIEALEAFFLQVRAEDKLLILARLKHEAKAVLSLLPTLELEQVTLSGLSVDGAVQQALNPST, from the coding sequence CCCCTCAATCTGTTGAACAACCGAACCGTTGGCAGGACCTGCTGGCCGGATTGTCGATTGCCGGTTTGTTGTTACCCGAGGCGGTGGCCTATTCCAGCATCGCCGCGGTGCCGCCCCAGGCCGGGGTGATTGCGTTGTTTGCCGGTCTGCTGTGCTACGCGCTGTTGGGCACCAGCCGTTTTGCGATTGTTTCTGCGACGTCGTCTTCGGCGGCGGTGCTGGCGGCGGCCACCGCCACGCTGGCCGGCGGCGATCCGGACCTGCGCATGACCCTTGCCATCGGCCTGGTGCTGGTCACTGGCGGGCTCTTTCTGCTGGCGGGGCTGTTCAAGCTCGGCAGCGTCACCTCTTTTATTGCCAAACCGGTCCTGCGCGGCTTTGCCTTGGGCCTGGCGGTAACCATCATCCTGAAGCAGGTCGCGAGCGTCGTTGACGTGCACTTGAGCAACGGCAACCTGATCCGCTTCGTCCCGCAATTGCTGGAACAGTGGCCGCAATGGAACCGCGTCGGCCTCCTGGTCGCGGCGGTGGCGCTGCTGGTGTTGTGGGTATGCGCGCGGTTCCGGCGGGTGCCCGGCGGTTTGCTGGTGGTGGCGCTAGGCATCGCCGCCGGCCAGTGGCTCAACTTGCAAGCCTACGGCGTGGACCTGATCGGCGTGATCGACCTGAGTCTTGAAGTGCCCCGGCTGCCGGTGTTGCCGTTTGCCGATTGGCTGCGCCTGGGGGAATTGGCGTTCGCGATGGTGATGATTTTGTATGCCGAGTCCTATGGTTCGATCACCTCGTTTGCGCTCAAACATGGCGACCGGGTTTACTCGAACCGCGACCTGCTGGCCCTCGGTGCGGCGAATCTGCTGTCCGGCCTGTTCCATGGCATGCCGGCGGGCGCCGGGTACTCCGCGACCTCGGCGAATGAGGCGGCGGGTGCCGGCTCACGGCTGTCCGGCGTGGTCGTGGCGGCGGTGGTGTTGCTGATCGTGCTCACGGTGTTGCCCTACATTGCCCTGACCCCGGAGCCGGTATTGGCGGCCATCGTCATTCATGCCTTGGCGCGGGGCTTGAGCCTGCAGCCATTGGGCCGCTATTTCATCTGGCGCCGTGATCGCTTGCTGGTGATCTGCGCAGTGGCAGCAGTGCTGGTGTTGGGCGTGCTGGACGGCTTGCTGGTGGCGGTGGCGATCAGTGTGGTGCTGATGCTCAAGCAGATGTCGTCGGCGGATATTCAAGTGCTGGGGCAAATGGGCGGCGGTCATGACTACGTTGATGTGCAACGTCACCCTGACGCCTTGCAAATCCCTGGCGTGTTGATTGTGCGACCCAGCGAAGCGCTGTTTTTCGCCAATGTGGAGCGGATTCTCGGTGGAGCGCTAAGGCTCGCGCGGCATGCGTCGCCGCCGGTGCACACGATCATCCTCAGCCTGGAAGAGTCGCCCGATCTGGACGGCACCAGCATCGAAGCGCTGGAGGCGTTCTTTTTGCAGGTGCGGGCGGAGGATAAGTTGCTGATCCTGGCGCGGCTCAAGCATGAGGCGAAAGCGGTGCTGTCGTTGTTGCCGACGTTGGAGTTGGAGCAGGTGACTCTGAGTGGGCTAAGTGTCGACGGCGCAGTCCAACAAGCCCTAAACCCCTCCACGTAA
- a CDS encoding IS3 family transposase, protein MISELGEQYGISDCCRVFEVNRSSFYVWRQRQGRSNPEREKLIVVLIKQHKESRGSAGARTLSKELQAKGHRVGRYMARSLMKEAGIVSRQRRRHKYKSSGVEALVAPHELKRKFDVSAINQVWCGDVTYIQIGKRWLYFAAVLDLFARRLVGWSFSLISDATLTCEALRMAVELRGRPKEVLFHSDQGCQYTSHKFRNELVAHRINQSMSRKGQCWDNAPMERFFGSLKSEWMPEGGYSSEQEARADLQQYVMRYNNSRLHSYNDYRSPVAMEKMVA, encoded by the coding sequence CTGATCAGCGAGCTAGGCGAGCAGTACGGCATTAGTGATTGTTGTCGTGTATTTGAAGTTAATCGAAGCAGTTTTTACGTCTGGCGTCAGCGTCAGGGCCGATCGAATCCTGAACGCGAGAAGCTCATCGTTGTTTTGATCAAGCAACACAAGGAGTCGAGGGGCTCTGCCGGTGCTCGGACTCTTTCCAAAGAACTGCAAGCAAAGGGACATCGCGTGGGGCGCTACATGGCTCGCAGCCTAATGAAAGAGGCCGGTATCGTCAGTCGTCAGCGGCGCCGCCACAAATACAAATCTTCGGGCGTAGAGGCCTTGGTGGCGCCTCACGAGCTCAAGCGCAAGTTTGATGTCTCGGCGATCAATCAAGTCTGGTGCGGGGACGTTACCTACATTCAGATCGGTAAGCGTTGGCTGTATTTCGCGGCGGTTCTGGATTTATTTGCACGCCGCCTCGTGGGGTGGTCATTTTCACTGATATCCGATGCCACATTGACGTGCGAAGCGTTACGCATGGCGGTTGAGCTGCGAGGACGCCCCAAAGAGGTGTTGTTTCATTCCGACCAGGGATGCCAGTACACCAGTCACAAGTTCAGGAATGAGTTGGTGGCACACAGGATCAACCAGAGCATGAGTCGCAAGGGGCAATGTTGGGACAACGCCCCAATGGAGCGCTTCTTTGGCAGCCTGAAATCAGAATGGATGCCTGAAGGCGGATACAGCTCGGAGCAGGAAGCCCGAGCTGATTTGCAGCAATACGTGATGCGCTACAACAACTCCAGGCTCCACAGCTACAACGACTATCGCTCGCCGGTAGCCATGGAAAAAATGGTCGCGTAG
- a CDS encoding transposase, which yields MRNSYSNEFKLKAVLMVLDEGLAVPDVCASLNIGPTALRRWVDQVRKERLGSTPVGAKAITPEQKEIQALKALLKQKDRDIEILKKASALLLMDSKDHFR from the coding sequence ATGCGTAACTCCTACTCCAACGAGTTCAAACTCAAAGCTGTGCTTATGGTGCTTGATGAGGGGCTAGCTGTCCCAGATGTCTGCGCCAGCCTGAACATCGGACCTACCGCATTACGTCGTTGGGTCGATCAAGTCCGCAAGGAGCGTCTGGGTTCAACACCGGTGGGGGCGAAAGCTATTACGCCTGAGCAAAAAGAGATTCAGGCGCTTAAAGCCCTGCTCAAGCAAAAAGATCGGGATATCGAAATCCTAAAAAAGGCCAGTGCTCTCCTGCTTATGGACTCCAAAGATCATTTCCGCTGA